From Candidatus Thiodictyon syntrophicum, a single genomic window includes:
- a CDS encoding tetratricopeptide repeat protein — translation MRRAALASPHRRLLLTGCSGIGKSVLLAQLYRALAGRAVYFSMDQPPPLAAEPAALTGPGAGAESLGPPVRTHTLAGFCRLADRPGPSGLRGREDACRELADCLAALAAQDPAPVWLLLDGLNQAADANELLDGLPEPLPANLRLVASTQDIPFVIATATAAGARPWTPLPAATLEDDCARALLATAWGDAPAPAIPADLLQVLLARSRRLPVFLQPWGQWLHALWEMQGGDWAAVAAVVAKAPHDPFPDGYRDRLDQALAGHRPAWLPAATLTVLALVGQPLSAAQVARGLRLLYPHLDALADAAPAAGRPRPDPDLIPEPDPIPEPAPTGLDAQDAAEALARLGGFLLRQSSDGTPRWRPVHERLGRWYLDRRIAPARLGDLREALVPIGADPLLDTPPEDPRFAAWLADLLGGGDRLLQLPPRERLRVLERLWDGAPKPADPDGQERLRAVWLAQRGRTQAEAMALAAALRDSGESVAILEALRERLGAAFSADWVRDLAVAYRSRSFVPYFRGDWDAFFADSERSRECLDDLRAALGDAFPAPWLDELAIAYMNRGIAHQRKGDQDAALGDYGRAITLWDDLRGTLAPSCYPGWQLGEAQVRCADQDGALAFLVADAGALLITGEGAAIHAFNQTVGLALPGPASAIDYARFFCSLLRVRAGRFQVIESADQLAWRADADPALVQRVASALHPIRHTGTDGDAFALEACILHGANLCCARLKVHPGGQVEMPEDTPIADDLPVDPERFEGPVRLQSAASP, via the coding sequence ATCCGCCGCGCTGCGCTTGCCAGCCCCCACCGGCGCCTGCTCCTCACCGGCTGCTCCGGCATCGGCAAGAGCGTGCTGCTCGCCCAACTCTACCGGGCGCTTGCCGGGCGGGCGGTCTATTTCAGCATGGACCAGCCGCCGCCCCTGGCCGCCGAGCCCGCGGCCCTCACCGGCCCGGGTGCCGGTGCCGAGTCCCTGGGGCCGCCGGTGCGCACCCATACCCTGGCCGGGTTCTGCCGCCTGGCCGACCGGCCCGGGCCGAGCGGGCTGCGCGGCCGGGAGGACGCCTGCCGGGAGCTTGCCGACTGCCTGGCCGCGCTCGCGGCGCAGGACCCGGCCCCGGTCTGGCTGCTGCTGGACGGGCTCAACCAGGCCGCCGACGCCAATGAACTGCTCGACGGACTGCCCGAACCGCTGCCCGCCAACCTGCGCCTGGTGGCAAGCACCCAGGACATCCCCTTCGTCATCGCCACCGCCACGGCCGCGGGCGCCCGCCCCTGGACGCCGCTACCCGCCGCCACCTTGGAGGACGACTGCGCCCGCGCCCTGCTCGCCACCGCCTGGGGCGACGCGCCGGCGCCCGCGATCCCGGCGGACCTGCTGCAGGTCCTGCTCGCGCGCAGCCGACGCCTGCCGGTCTTCCTCCAACCCTGGGGCCAGTGGCTGCACGCCCTGTGGGAGATGCAGGGCGGCGACTGGGCCGCGGTCGCCGCGGTGGTCGCCAAGGCCCCCCATGACCCCTTCCCGGACGGCTATCGCGATCGGCTCGATCAGGCACTCGCCGGCCACCGGCCCGCCTGGCTCCCGGCGGCGACCCTGACCGTGCTGGCCCTGGTCGGCCAACCGCTGTCCGCCGCCCAGGTGGCGCGCGGGCTGCGCCTCCTCTACCCGCACCTGGACGCCCTGGCCGATGCCGCGCCCGCCGCCGGACGCCCCCGGCCGGACCCGGACCTGATCCCGGAACCGGACCCGATCCCGGAACCGGCCCCGACCGGACTCGACGCCCAGGACGCCGCCGAGGCCCTGGCGCGGCTGGGCGGCTTCCTGCTGCGCCAGTCCAGCGACGGCACCCCCCGCTGGCGGCCGGTCCACGAGCGGCTCGGGCGCTGGTACCTGGACCGCCGCATCGCCCCCGCCCGGCTGGGCGACCTGCGCGAGGCCCTGGTCCCGATCGGCGCCGACCCGCTGCTCGATACCCCGCCGGAGGACCCGCGCTTCGCCGCCTGGCTCGCCGACCTGCTCGGGGGCGGCGACCGACTCTTGCAGTTGCCGCCGCGCGAGCGCCTGCGGGTGCTGGAACGGCTCTGGGACGGGGCGCCCAAGCCGGCCGACCCGGACGGGCAGGAGCGGCTGCGGGCGGTCTGGCTGGCCCAACGCGGCCGTACACAGGCGGAGGCGATGGCCCTGGCGGCCGCACTGCGCGACAGCGGCGAGTCGGTGGCGATCCTCGAGGCCCTGCGCGAGCGACTCGGCGCGGCCTTCTCCGCCGACTGGGTCAGGGACCTGGCCGTCGCCTACCGCAGTCGCAGCTTCGTCCCCTATTTTCGGGGGGATTGGGATGCGTTCTTCGCCGACTCCGAGCGCTCCAGAGAGTGTCTCGATGACCTGCGCGCGGCACTCGGCGACGCCTTTCCCGCCCCCTGGCTGGACGAACTGGCCATTGCCTACATGAACCGCGGCATCGCCCACCAGCGCAAGGGCGACCAGGACGCGGCCCTCGGCGACTACGGGCGTGCCATCACGCTCTGGGACGACCTGCGCGGCACCCTGGCGCCCTCCTGCTATCCCGGCTGGCAACTCGGCGAGGCACAGGTGCGCTGCGCGGACCAGGACGGCGCCCTCGCCTTCCTGGTCGCGGACGCCGGCGCACTGCTGATCACGGGCGAGGGCGCGGCCATCCACGCCTTCAACCAGACCGTTGGGCTCGCACTCCCCGGCCCCGCGTCGGCCATCGACTATGCGCGCTTCTTTTGCTCCCTGCTGCGCGTGCGAGCCGGCCGTTTCCAGGTCATCGAATCCGCCGACCAGCTCGCCTGGCGCGCGGACGCCGACCCGGCCCTGGTCCAGCGGGTCGCCTCCGCCCTCCACCCGATCCGCCACACCGGCACCGACGGCGACGCCTTCGCCCTGGAGGCCTGCATCCTCCATGGCGCCAACCTGTGCTGCGCCCGCCTCAAGGTCCACCCCGGCGGCCAGGTGGAGATGCCCGAGGACACCCCCATCGCCGACGACCTGCCGGTCGACCCGGAGCGCTTTGAAGGCCCGGTGCGTCTCCAATCCGCTGCGTCCCCGTAG
- a CDS encoding PhoX family protein produces MPRSVLEFFMRIRALCVALASVCTPPALALCPGGAPPARVEFTGMPAPVTVEEKAAVYTGASLRMVCADGATTELPLRYHQLMATGERVGEAVVGGLFTASGAALTDRDGQLASDGPDGTSLIQVEGLTVPGGLGHPLALVTNFEYRELPPNDGTSTGSFWSKLPATVGLTLLDQDQKSGLLTAKAYRAIDFSAVHGNWIHCGATLSGWQTHVASEEYEPDAKVRGGAARAADSDDKADLASFSRYSFGDPAAANPYHYGLLPEVTVAADGKTGVVKHYAAGRYAREMQIMAADERTAIGGDDGKNTGLFMFVADRAQDLSAGTLYAARLTPAGAVNGERFNLHWIRLGHASDAQIKALVDRGIRFSDIFDVVLTDPNDPSFTKVVTYTGTEWLRLKPSAAFDTALAAAFLETRRYAALLGATTEFSKMEYIAYNKADKKFYLAISRVEAGMADGAGAIQLARNDGGLVLEMDTAGGQQDSSGAAIDSPFVGTALSPIPELTGGWQGEDKKDAEGNACAQDRVCGPDNLVYAETIRTLFIGEDTGRRNNNYLWAFNLDTRKLARILSAPMGAEVTGLAVAPNYHGHAYIMANFQHPGDEDIKGYKGADRAEVQARINALWDNRKKAAIGYLGTDRGALPAWQ; encoded by the coding sequence GTGCCCCGTTCAGTCCTGGAGTTTTTCATGCGCATCCGTGCCCTCTGCGTCGCCCTCGCGTCCGTCTGTACCCCGCCGGCCCTGGCCCTCTGTCCGGGCGGCGCGCCCCCGGCCCGGGTGGAGTTCACCGGGATGCCGGCACCGGTCACCGTTGAGGAGAAGGCGGCGGTCTATACCGGCGCCAGCCTGCGGATGGTCTGCGCCGACGGTGCCACCACCGAACTGCCGCTGCGTTACCACCAGCTCATGGCCACCGGCGAGCGCGTGGGCGAGGCGGTGGTCGGCGGGCTCTTCACGGCGTCCGGGGCGGCACTGACTGATCGCGATGGTCAGTTGGCGTCCGACGGCCCGGACGGGACCTCGCTCATTCAGGTCGAGGGGCTGACCGTGCCCGGGGGCCTTGGTCATCCCCTGGCGCTGGTTACCAACTTCGAGTACCGGGAGTTGCCCCCCAACGACGGCACCAGCACCGGCTCCTTCTGGTCCAAGCTTCCCGCCACCGTCGGCCTGACGCTGCTGGACCAGGACCAGAAAAGCGGCCTGCTGACGGCCAAGGCGTATCGGGCGATCGACTTCTCCGCGGTCCACGGTAATTGGATTCATTGCGGCGCCACCCTCTCCGGTTGGCAGACCCATGTGGCCTCCGAAGAATACGAGCCCGACGCCAAGGTCCGCGGCGGGGCCGCCCGCGCGGCCGACTCCGACGACAAGGCCGACCTTGCGAGCTTCAGCCGCTATTCGTTCGGTGACCCGGCCGCCGCCAATCCCTACCACTATGGGCTGCTGCCCGAGGTCACCGTCGCGGCCGACGGCAAGACCGGCGTGGTCAAGCACTATGCGGCCGGCCGTTACGCCCGCGAGATGCAGATCATGGCCGCGGATGAGCGCACCGCGATCGGCGGGGACGACGGCAAGAACACCGGGCTCTTCATGTTCGTCGCCGATCGTGCGCAGGACCTCTCCGCCGGTACCCTCTACGCCGCCCGGCTCACCCCGGCCGGCGCGGTGAACGGGGAGCGCTTCAACCTGCACTGGATCAGGCTCGGCCATGCGAGCGATGCGCAGATCAAGGCCCTGGTGGATCGCGGTATCCGGTTCAGCGACATCTTCGACGTCGTCCTGACGGACCCCAATGATCCCAGCTTTACCAAGGTCGTCACCTATACGGGCACCGAGTGGCTCCGGCTCAAGCCGAGTGCCGCGTTCGATACGGCACTGGCGGCCGCCTTCCTCGAGACCCGCCGCTATGCCGCCCTCCTCGGCGCCACCACCGAGTTCTCCAAGATGGAGTACATCGCCTACAACAAGGCCGACAAGAAGTTCTATCTGGCGATCTCGCGCGTCGAGGCGGGCATGGCCGACGGGGCGGGCGCCATCCAACTGGCACGCAACGACGGCGGCCTGGTGCTGGAGATGGACACCGCGGGCGGCCAACAGGACAGCAGCGGCGCCGCAATCGACAGCCCCTTTGTCGGCACCGCCTTGAGTCCGATTCCCGAACTGACGGGCGGCTGGCAGGGCGAGGATAAGAAGGACGCCGAAGGCAATGCGTGCGCGCAGGACCGGGTCTGCGGTCCGGACAACCTTGTGTATGCCGAGACGATCCGCACCCTCTTCATCGGCGAGGACACGGGTCGGCGCAACAATAACTATCTGTGGGCCTTCAACCTCGACACCCGCAAGCTCGCACGGATCCTCTCGGCGCCCATGGGCGCGGAGGTGACCGGACTGGCCGTGGCGCCGAATTACCACGGCCACGCCTATATCATGGCCAACTTCCAGCATCCGGGCGACGAGGATATCAAGGGCTACAAGGGCGCCGACCGGGCTGAGG